The following are encoded together in the Paludisphaera mucosa genome:
- a CDS encoding Spy/CpxP family protein refolding chaperone has protein sequence MTSLVRKSAAAAAGAALMTFALSGLTTAISAQEAAPAKAKTTKKAEAKAEAKKGAAAKAVPEEEPDEPKSKSGRQAPPDATHRVPMHFAGLGLTDEQKEALYAVAAKYQPQIQDLEKKADALRDRQTSECESILTAPQKKALAEARKASAERRKEAAERRKAESGSDDEPKAESKKAESTTRKAVTKD, from the coding sequence ATGACGAGCCTGGTTCGGAAATCGGCGGCCGCGGCCGCCGGCGCGGCGCTCATGACGTTCGCCCTGTCGGGCCTGACCACCGCCATCAGCGCCCAGGAGGCGGCCCCGGCCAAGGCGAAGACGACCAAGAAGGCCGAGGCTAAGGCCGAGGCCAAGAAGGGCGCCGCGGCCAAGGCCGTCCCCGAGGAGGAGCCGGACGAGCCCAAGTCCAAGTCCGGCCGCCAGGCCCCCCCGGACGCCACCCACCGCGTCCCGATGCACTTCGCCGGCCTGGGCCTGACCGACGAGCAGAAAGAGGCGCTCTACGCCGTCGCGGCCAAGTATCAGCCCCAGATCCAGGACCTGGAGAAGAAGGCCGACGCGCTCCGCGACCGCCAGACGAGCGAGTGCGAGAGCATCCTGACCGCCCCCCAGAAGAAGGCCCTCGCCGAGGCCCGCAAGGCCTCCGCCGAGCGTCGCAAGGAGGCCGCCGAGCGCCGCAAGGCCGAGTCCGGCTCCGACGACGAGCCCAAGGCCGAGTCCAAGAAGGCCGAGTCGACCACCCGCAAGGCCGTCACGAAGGACTGA
- a CDS encoding FG-GAP-like repeat-containing protein: MSPTERRRRRSLLNVESMERRELLSGAPVLFTSGALASRPTEWGVVPSSAHGELASYFHANIAVTQDVYGKPIDFNKDGLTDLVMGGGITETVGYYPGEELVGSSRGGFAQAYLADPNGGLKVIPGPTASGDVKAWSWGHFAVLDINGDGSQDVLRLGTGGKISLFVYDPVGATFLLTPDASTLHHADYVGSSSLTMGDVDGDGLPDLAVPDYVGGGQLAGFSIFLAQAPPPGGSWDGQFLPDAVATVTVREAVPLLNDGFASAGPGNVQPILADFNGDGRLDMVIPEQQGVSFYSNPGGGEFARVTPTFVPSVGSVLGFNLQAADFNNDGKMDLISTPNPVSLNLAGTIDPGIHTWNDVPAPVSVYLNTTPTGGAASFNVVAAGASDQYYGFLQVGDFNLDGNMDIGASFASRQGTTFAVGTGDGQGGFGVFKLYVAYTNADDGVYEGWTRQVVAFGVGDFDGDHQLDVAATASTLNMQDFAVSITGLSYNKTFASPGALPANPLPAFAGQPYTLQLTPSGGDAARPYTYTLDPQSVPLPAGLTMSASGLITGTPTQSGPFQLLVDVAQPNGLRGRSFVYLTVQQVAQGTISPGVAPNAVLGAPFNLQFTTSGGPAAWDVTFGALPPGLTLSPGGLLSGTATGTGQYGFQITATGNGFQSSLSYTMVSQAAGAPIVTSLARHGVHNQKTTLVVAFSQDMNPQSASSLANYVLTTAGRDGRFGTRDDVTVALASAVYDATARTVTLSPVARTLPLCRPYRLTIIGTPTQGLSSTAGTYLGGQGVASPGTNYVRVFGTEVLVTQPAPVVRAAPRVASRPALRSLAVRR, from the coding sequence ATGAGTCCGACCGAACGCCGTCGTCGCCGTTCACTCCTCAACGTCGAGAGCATGGAGCGCCGGGAGTTGCTCTCCGGGGCCCCGGTGCTGTTCACCTCGGGAGCCCTGGCCAGCCGTCCCACCGAGTGGGGCGTCGTGCCGTCGTCCGCCCACGGCGAGCTCGCCTCGTACTTCCACGCCAACATCGCGGTCACGCAGGACGTTTACGGCAAGCCGATCGACTTCAACAAGGACGGCCTGACCGACCTCGTGATGGGCGGGGGGATCACCGAGACGGTCGGCTATTACCCCGGCGAGGAACTCGTCGGGAGCAGTCGCGGCGGTTTCGCCCAGGCCTACCTGGCCGACCCGAACGGCGGGCTCAAGGTCATCCCCGGCCCCACGGCCTCCGGCGACGTCAAGGCCTGGAGCTGGGGCCACTTCGCGGTGCTGGACATCAACGGCGACGGCTCGCAGGACGTCCTGAGACTGGGGACGGGCGGCAAGATCAGCCTGTTCGTGTACGACCCGGTCGGTGCCACGTTCTTGCTGACCCCGGACGCGTCGACCCTCCACCACGCCGACTACGTCGGCAGTTCGAGCCTGACCATGGGAGACGTCGACGGCGACGGCCTGCCCGACCTGGCCGTGCCGGACTATGTCGGCGGCGGCCAGCTCGCCGGCTTCAGCATCTTCCTCGCCCAGGCCCCTCCTCCCGGCGGCTCCTGGGACGGCCAGTTCCTGCCCGACGCCGTCGCCACGGTGACGGTCCGCGAGGCGGTCCCCCTGCTGAACGATGGGTTCGCCTCCGCCGGGCCGGGGAACGTCCAGCCCATCCTGGCCGACTTCAACGGCGACGGCCGGCTCGACATGGTGATCCCGGAACAGCAGGGCGTGTCCTTCTACAGCAACCCCGGCGGCGGCGAGTTCGCCCGGGTGACGCCCACGTTCGTGCCGAGCGTCGGGTCGGTGCTCGGGTTCAACCTGCAGGCCGCCGACTTCAACAACGACGGCAAGATGGACCTGATCTCGACGCCGAACCCGGTCTCGCTGAACCTGGCCGGCACCATAGATCCCGGCATCCACACCTGGAACGACGTGCCCGCGCCGGTGAGCGTCTACCTCAACACGACGCCGACGGGGGGTGCGGCGTCGTTCAACGTGGTCGCCGCCGGCGCTTCGGACCAGTACTACGGGTTCCTCCAGGTGGGCGATTTCAACCTCGACGGCAACATGGACATCGGCGCGTCGTTCGCCTCGCGGCAGGGGACGACCTTCGCCGTCGGCACGGGCGACGGCCAGGGCGGCTTCGGCGTCTTCAAGCTCTACGTCGCGTATACGAACGCCGACGACGGGGTTTATGAGGGATGGACGCGCCAGGTCGTCGCCTTCGGGGTCGGCGATTTCGACGGCGATCATCAGCTCGACGTCGCCGCCACGGCGAGCACGCTGAATATGCAGGATTTCGCCGTCAGCATCACCGGCCTCTCGTACAACAAGACGTTCGCGTCGCCCGGGGCCCTGCCGGCGAATCCCCTCCCCGCGTTCGCGGGCCAACCGTACACCCTGCAGTTGACGCCCTCGGGCGGCGACGCGGCGAGGCCGTACACCTACACGCTCGATCCCCAGAGCGTGCCGCTGCCGGCCGGCTTGACGATGTCCGCCTCGGGCCTGATCACTGGTACGCCCACGCAGAGCGGGCCCTTCCAGCTCCTGGTCGACGTCGCCCAGCCGAACGGGCTGAGGGGGAGGTCGTTCGTCTACCTGACGGTCCAGCAGGTCGCGCAGGGGACGATCTCGCCGGGCGTCGCGCCCAACGCCGTGCTCGGCGCGCCGTTCAACCTCCAGTTCACGACCAGCGGCGGCCCCGCCGCGTGGGACGTGACCTTCGGCGCCCTGCCCCCGGGCCTGACGCTCTCGCCGGGCGGCCTGCTCAGCGGGACGGCGACCGGCACGGGCCAGTACGGCTTCCAGATCACCGCCACGGGCAACGGCTTCCAGTCGAGCCTGAGCTACACGATGGTCTCTCAGGCCGCGGGCGCGCCGATCGTCACCAGCCTGGCGCGCCACGGCGTCCACAACCAGAAGACGACCCTCGTGGTCGCGTTCAGCCAGGACATGAATCCGCAGTCGGCCTCGAGCCTGGCGAACTACGTCCTGACCACGGCCGGGCGCGACGGACGCTTCGGCACGCGCGACGACGTGACCGTCGCCCTGGCGTCGGCGGTGTACGACGCGACGGCCCGCACGGTCACCCTGTCGCCCGTGGCGCGGACGCTGCCGCTCTGCCGCCCCTACCGCCTGACGATCATCGGCACCCCCACGCAGGGCCTGAGCAGCACGGCGGGCACCTACCTGGGCGGCCAGGGGGTCGCCAGTCCCGGCACGAACTACGTCCGAGTCTTCGGGACCGAAGTGCTGGTCACGCAGCCCGCCCCCGTCGTCCGGGCCGCCCCCCGCGTGGCGTCCCGCCCGGCCCTGCGGTCGCTCGCCGTGCGGCGCTGA